One segment of Pseudomonas sp. FP2196 DNA contains the following:
- the bamB gene encoding outer membrane protein assembly factor BamB, translating to MRDVIRWKHAALLALALLAAGCSSNSKKELPPAELTDFKEEVVLQKQWSRSIGDGQGETYNMLVPAIDGDTIYAADVTGVVMAMDRSNGDVKWKQDLELPVSGAVGVGYGLVLIGTLRGEVVALDTSNGEEKWRARVNSEVLAPPANNGDVVVVQTQDDRLIGLDASTGNQRWVYDSTPAVLTLRGTSAPLVTNRLAVAGLSTGKVVALDISNGVPVWEQRIAIPQGRSELERVVDIDGGLLLSGGTLYVASYQGRVAALDLESGRQLWQRDASSYAGIAQGFGSVYVSLSSGTVEGVDERSTTALWSNDSLARRQLSAPEVFSSYVAVGDLEGYLHLLSQVDGRFVGRERIDSDGLRARPLVVGDTIYVYGNSGKLEALTIK from the coding sequence ATGCGTGACGTGATCCGTTGGAAGCATGCAGCATTGCTGGCTCTGGCCCTTCTGGCCGCGGGTTGCAGCAGCAACAGCAAAAAAGAATTGCCACCGGCCGAGCTGACCGACTTCAAAGAAGAAGTGGTTCTGCAAAAGCAGTGGAGTCGTTCGATCGGTGACGGTCAGGGCGAAACCTACAACATGCTGGTGCCGGCGATCGACGGTGACACCATCTACGCGGCCGATGTGACCGGCGTAGTGATGGCCATGGATCGCAGCAACGGCGACGTGAAATGGAAGCAGGATCTTGAACTGCCTGTCTCCGGCGCCGTTGGCGTGGGTTACGGTCTGGTTCTGATCGGTACGCTGCGTGGCGAAGTTGTCGCTCTGGACACCAGCAATGGTGAAGAGAAGTGGCGTGCTCGCGTCAACAGCGAAGTCCTCGCGCCACCGGCCAACAACGGTGACGTGGTGGTGGTGCAGACTCAGGACGATCGTTTGATCGGTCTGGATGCCTCCACTGGTAATCAACGCTGGGTGTATGACAGTACTCCGGCCGTTCTGACCCTGCGTGGCACCAGTGCACCGCTGGTGACCAACCGTCTCGCGGTGGCGGGTCTGTCGACCGGCAAAGTGGTCGCTCTGGACATTTCCAACGGCGTGCCGGTGTGGGAACAACGGATCGCGATTCCACAGGGGCGTTCGGAACTGGAGCGCGTGGTCGACATCGACGGCGGTCTGCTGCTGTCCGGCGGTACGCTGTACGTTGCCAGCTATCAGGGTCGCGTTGCGGCACTGGACCTGGAAAGCGGCCGTCAACTCTGGCAGCGCGATGCGTCAAGCTATGCCGGTATCGCCCAAGGTTTCGGCAGTGTTTACGTGAGCCTGTCTTCGGGCACCGTTGAAGGCGTCGACGAGCGTTCCACCACAGCATTGTGGAGCAACGACTCGCTGGCCCGTCGTCAACTGTCGGCTCCGGAAGTGTTCTCCAGCTATGTTGCAGTGGGTGACCTGGAAGGTTATCTGCACCTGCTGAGTCAGGTCGACGGTCGTT
- a CDS encoding tetratricopeptide repeat protein → MSSTEDEQLADLKDWWTRNGKPLVTGGLLALVIVFGWQAYHKYQSNQSQGASVLYQQLLETTLTPDGKPDAARVADLAGKLNSEFGGTAYAQYGSLFVAKVAVDSGKLDDAAAELKAIVDKPANPALGEIARQRMAQVLGAQNKAEDALKLLDGDADKAFLATREELKGDLLVQLGRTDDANKAYQKAKAALSDEAAVGGLQIKLDDLAKGDA, encoded by the coding sequence GTGTCGAGTACCGAAGACGAACAGTTGGCGGATTTGAAGGACTGGTGGACACGCAACGGCAAACCTCTGGTCACCGGCGGCCTGTTGGCGCTGGTCATCGTGTTCGGCTGGCAGGCTTATCACAAGTATCAGAGCAACCAGTCGCAAGGCGCCTCGGTGCTCTATCAGCAACTGCTGGAAACCACGCTGACCCCGGACGGCAAGCCTGACGCAGCCCGCGTTGCGGATCTGGCCGGCAAGCTCAACAGCGAGTTCGGCGGCACTGCCTACGCGCAGTACGGCAGCCTGTTCGTGGCCAAGGTAGCCGTCGACAGCGGCAAGCTGGATGACGCGGCGGCCGAGCTGAAAGCCATCGTCGACAAACCGGCCAACCCGGCGCTGGGCGAAATCGCCCGTCAGCGTATGGCGCAGGTGCTGGGCGCGCAGAACAAGGCCGAAGACGCCCTGAAGCTGCTCGACGGCGATGCCGACAAAGCGTTCCTGGCCACTCGCGAAGAACTCAAGGGCGACCTGCTGGTGCAGCTGGGCCGTACCGATGACGCGAACAAGGCGTATCAAAAAGCCAAGGCGGCACTGTCGGATGAAGCGGCGGTCGGTGGCCTTCAAATCAAGCTCGACGACCTGGCCAAAGGGGATGCGTGA
- the hisS gene encoding histidine--tRNA ligase: MSKSLQAIRGMNDILPEQTPLWRYFESTVARLLDNYGYKQIRMPIVEFTELFKRSIGEVTDIVEKEMYTFEDRNGDSLTLRPEGTAACVRAVLEHGITGGGQVQKLWYIGPMFRHERPQKGRYRQFHQIGLEVFNLDGPDIDAELIIMTWRLWGELGIRDAVKLELNSLGTSESRGRYREALVEYLSAHHDKLDEDSQRRLKTNPLRVLDTKNADTQAVLVDAPKMADYLDDESRAHFEGLKARLDAVGIPYVLNPKLVRGLDYYSKTVFEWVTDKLGAQGTVCAGGRYDGLVEQMGGKPTTGVGFAMGIERLVLMLETLEQIPEKISRQVDVYLCAFGEEAELAGLALAERVRDQLPNLRLQVNAGAGSFKSQFKKADKSGALYALILGDDEMAQQVVGFKPLRGQGEQQSIAWDALAAHLATCVVQG; encoded by the coding sequence GTGAGCAAGTCTCTGCAAGCCATTCGTGGCATGAACGACATCCTGCCCGAACAGACCCCGCTGTGGCGTTATTTCGAGAGCACAGTCGCGCGTCTGCTGGATAACTACGGTTACAAGCAGATCCGCATGCCGATCGTCGAGTTCACCGAGCTGTTCAAGCGCTCGATCGGTGAAGTGACCGACATCGTTGAAAAAGAGATGTACACCTTCGAAGACCGCAACGGTGACTCCCTGACTCTGCGTCCGGAAGGCACCGCGGCGTGCGTGCGTGCCGTGCTTGAGCATGGCATCACCGGCGGTGGCCAGGTGCAGAAGCTCTGGTACATCGGCCCGATGTTCCGCCACGAGCGTCCGCAGAAAGGCCGTTATCGCCAGTTCCACCAGATCGGTCTGGAGGTGTTCAACCTCGACGGTCCGGACATCGATGCCGAGCTGATCATCATGACCTGGCGCCTGTGGGGCGAGCTGGGCATTCGTGACGCGGTCAAACTCGAACTCAACAGCCTCGGCACCAGCGAGTCCCGTGGTCGCTATCGTGAAGCGCTGGTCGAATACCTCTCGGCGCACCACGACAAGCTTGACGAAGACAGTCAGCGTCGTCTGAAAACCAACCCGCTGCGCGTGCTCGACACCAAAAATGCCGACACCCAGGCCGTGCTGGTCGATGCGCCGAAAATGGCGGACTACCTCGACGACGAGTCCCGTGCGCACTTCGAAGGCCTGAAGGCCCGTCTGGATGCCGTCGGCATTCCTTACGTGCTCAACCCGAAGCTGGTTCGCGGCCTCGATTACTACAGCAAAACCGTTTTCGAATGGGTCACCGACAAACTCGGTGCCCAGGGCACTGTTTGCGCGGGCGGCCGTTACGACGGTCTGGTCGAGCAGATGGGCGGCAAGCCGACCACCGGCGTTGGTTTCGCCATGGGCATCGAACGTCTGGTGCTGATGCTCGAAACCCTGGAGCAGATCCCGGAAAAAATCTCCCGTCAGGTCGATGTCTATCTCTGCGCCTTCGGTGAAGAAGCCGAGCTGGCGGGTCTGGCCTTGGCCGAACGTGTACGTGATCAGCTTCCAAACCTGCGTCTGCAAGTCAATGCCGGCGCCGGCAGCTTCAAAAGCCAGTTCAAGAAAGCCGACAAGAGCGGTGCGCTGTACGCACTGATCCTGGGTGACGACGAAATGGCCCAGCAAGTGGTAGGTTTCAAACCCCTGCGTGGCCAGGGCGAACAACAAAGCATTGCCTGGGATGCGCTTGCCGCTCACCTGGCCACCTGCGTCGTGCAGGGTTGA
- the ispG gene encoding flavodoxin-dependent (E)-4-hydroxy-3-methylbut-2-enyl-diphosphate synthase, which produces MHGESPIKRRVSRKIWVGNVPVGGDAPIAVQSMTNSDTNDVAATVAQINRLEAAGVDIVRVSVPDMDAAEAFGRIKQLVKVPLVADIHFDYKIALRVAELGVDCLRINPGNIGREDRVRAVVDAARDRGIPIRIGVNAGSLEKDLQKKYGEPTPAALVESALRHVEHLERLNFQDFKVSVKASDVFMAVEAYRLLAKEIVQPLHLGITEAGGLRSGTVKSAVGLGMLLAEGIGDTIRISLAADPVEEVKVGYDILKSLHLRSRGINFIACPSCSRQNFDVVKTMNELEGRLEDLLVPLDVAVIGCVVNGPGEAKEAHIGLTGGTPNLIYIDGKPSQKLTNDNLVDELEKLIRQKAAEKVEADAAVIARG; this is translated from the coding sequence ATGCACGGCGAATCTCCAATCAAACGTCGCGTTTCGCGCAAGATCTGGGTCGGCAACGTACCGGTGGGCGGCGATGCGCCTATCGCTGTGCAGAGCATGACCAACAGCGACACCAATGATGTTGCCGCCACCGTGGCGCAGATCAACCGTCTGGAAGCCGCCGGCGTCGACATCGTCCGCGTTTCGGTGCCGGACATGGACGCCGCCGAGGCGTTCGGCAGAATCAAGCAACTGGTCAAGGTGCCATTGGTTGCCGACATTCACTTCGACTACAAGATCGCCTTGCGCGTAGCCGAACTGGGTGTGGACTGCCTGCGCATCAATCCGGGCAACATCGGCCGTGAAGACCGCGTGCGTGCCGTGGTTGATGCTGCCCGTGATCGGGGGATCCCGATCCGTATCGGCGTCAACGCCGGTTCGCTGGAAAAAGACCTGCAAAAGAAATACGGCGAGCCGACCCCGGCTGCGCTGGTTGAATCAGCCCTGCGTCATGTCGAGCACCTCGAACGCCTGAATTTCCAGGACTTCAAGGTCAGCGTGAAGGCCTCCGACGTGTTCATGGCCGTCGAAGCCTACCGCTTGCTGGCGAAAGAAATCGTTCAGCCACTGCACCTGGGCATCACTGAAGCCGGTGGATTGCGTTCGGGTACAGTGAAATCCGCCGTGGGCCTAGGTATGCTGCTCGCCGAGGGGATTGGCGATACTATCCGCATCTCGCTGGCGGCCGACCCGGTCGAAGAAGTGAAAGTCGGTTACGACATCCTCAAGTCTTTGCATTTGCGTTCCCGTGGCATCAACTTCATCGCCTGCCCGAGCTGCTCGCGGCAGAACTTCGATGTGGTCAAGACCATGAACGAGCTGGAAGGGCGCCTTGAAGACCTGCTGGTGCCGCTGGATGTCGCGGTGATCGGTTGTGTGGTCAACGGCCCCGGCGAAGCCAAGGAAGCCCATATCGGCTTGACCGGCGGCACGCCAAACCTGATTTACATTGACGGCAAACCGTCGCAGAAACTGACGAATGACAATCTGGTGGACGAGCTGGAAAAGCTGATCCGCCAGAAAGCGGCCGAAAAGGTCGAAGCCGACGCAGCAGTTATCGCGCGCGGCTGA
- a CDS encoding RodZ family helix-turn-helix domain-containing protein — protein sequence MKAAHPEVVAANRVNPGETLRQARESNGWSLAEVALKLNLTVTSLSNLEAGAFDKLPGHTFARGYIRAYAKLLGMDQTVLVQQFDQSTGTDSQGSNVHALGRIEEPVRVSHTILRIVSLLLLIAVIGGGFVWWQDQTSQRTKDLTSLAPEHVEVEGADGTTQIHPIDEPEDQAVAENQAEGATALALPQSETSAESTGAEPVAPATTPAAPAAPVATPTAPVHTPAPVVATPATPAVNVPATPAPTVTAPVVPATPAPIAEATAPLAGDGQVQLQFTADCWAQVTDGRGKVLFSGLKHKGDSVAVSGKPPLAVRLGVARAAQVSYNGQPVDIAPFTSGETARLKLGQ from the coding sequence ATGAAAGCGGCGCATCCCGAAGTTGTAGCAGCGAATCGCGTTAACCCCGGTGAGACCCTGCGCCAGGCCCGCGAAAGCAATGGCTGGTCGCTGGCCGAAGTGGCCCTCAAGCTCAACCTCACCGTGACTTCCCTGAGTAATCTTGAAGCCGGCGCTTTCGACAAGCTGCCGGGGCATACCTTCGCTCGCGGTTACATTCGCGCTTATGCCAAATTGCTCGGCATGGATCAGACCGTTCTGGTTCAACAGTTTGATCAGTCCACCGGCACCGACTCCCAGGGCAGTAATGTCCATGCGCTGGGTCGTATCGAAGAGCCGGTGCGTGTATCTCACACCATTTTGCGTATCGTCAGTCTGCTGTTGCTGATCGCGGTCATCGGCGGCGGTTTCGTCTGGTGGCAGGATCAGACTTCGCAGCGCACCAAAGACTTGACCAGCCTGGCTCCAGAGCACGTCGAAGTCGAAGGCGCCGATGGCACCACGCAGATTCATCCGATCGATGAGCCGGAAGATCAGGCCGTCGCCGAAAATCAGGCCGAGGGCGCAACCGCTCTGGCGCTGCCACAATCGGAAACTTCCGCTGAGTCGACCGGTGCCGAGCCTGTTGCTCCGGCAACCACTCCAGCGGCACCGGCAGCTCCTGTTGCAACGCCAACTGCACCGGTTCACACGCCAGCGCCAGTGGTCGCCACTCCGGCCACCCCGGCTGTGAACGTGCCGGCCACTCCGGCGCCGACCGTCACCGCACCGGTTGTTCCTGCGACGCCTGCGCCAATCGCAGAAGCGACCGCACCGCTCGCCGGCGACGGTCAGGTGCAGTTGCAGTTCACCGCCGATTGCTGGGCACAGGTTACCGATGGCCGCGGCAAGGTGCTGTTCAGTGGTCTGAAGCATAAAGGCGACAGTGTGGCTGTTTCCGGCAAGCCGCCGCTTGCCGTGCGTCTGGGTGTTGCCCGCGCTGCACAGGTCAGCTACAACGGCCAGCCGGTCGATATCGCTCCGTTCACCAGTGGCGAGACTGCTCGCCTGAAGTTGGGTCAATAA
- the pilW gene encoding type IV pilus biogenesis/stability protein PilW, whose amino-acid sequence MSLRFALLLLLASLCAGCVLSGDYNPMKTSKGRDEARAAYVQLGLGYLQQGMTERAKVPLKKALDLDDSDPDANAALGLVFQAEMEPKLADEHFRKALSGRPSDARILNNYGSFLYEEQRYKEAYERFEQAAADTLYPERSRVFENLGMTASKLGQRDLAQQQLEKALRLNRQQPRALLEMAELSFEDRHYVPARDYYDRFSLLTEQNARSLLLGVRLAKVFENRDKAASYGLQLKRLYPGTPEYQQYLSEQ is encoded by the coding sequence ATGTCCCTGCGCTTTGCGCTGCTGTTGCTGTTGGCCAGCCTGTGTGCTGGTTGTGTCCTGTCGGGTGACTACAACCCGATGAAGACCAGCAAGGGCCGCGACGAGGCGCGGGCTGCCTATGTGCAGTTGGGACTGGGATATTTGCAGCAAGGCATGACCGAGCGGGCCAAGGTGCCGTTGAAGAAGGCGCTGGATCTGGACGACTCGGATCCTGACGCCAATGCTGCCCTCGGACTGGTGTTTCAGGCCGAAATGGAACCGAAACTGGCCGACGAGCACTTCCGCAAGGCCTTGTCCGGTCGCCCCTCCGATGCGCGCATCCTCAACAACTACGGCAGTTTTCTCTACGAAGAACAGCGTTACAAGGAAGCCTACGAGCGTTTTGAACAGGCCGCCGCCGATACCCTGTATCCTGAGCGTTCGCGTGTGTTCGAAAACCTCGGCATGACCGCATCGAAGCTGGGGCAGCGCGATCTGGCGCAGCAGCAACTCGAAAAAGCCCTGCGACTGAACCGTCAACAACCGCGCGCGCTGCTGGAAATGGCTGAGTTGTCCTTCGAAGACAGGCATTATGTGCCCGCACGTGACTATTACGACCGTTTCAGCCTGCTTACCGAACAAAATGCACGTAGTCTATTGCTCGGTGTTCGGCTGGCAAAAGTGTTTGAAAATCGCGACAAGGCCGCCAGTTATGGCCTGCAATTAAAACGACTCTATCCCGGTACGCCGGAATATCAGCAATACCTGTCGGAGCAATGA
- the rlmN gene encoding 23S rRNA (adenine(2503)-C(2))-methyltransferase RlmN produces the protein MTTSTVKTNLLGLTQQEMEKFFDSIGEKRFRAGQVMKWIHHFGVDDFDAMTNVSKALRDKLKAIAEVRGPEVVSEDISSDGTRKWVVRVASGSCVETVYIPQGKRGTLCVSSQAGCALDCSFCSTGKQGFNSNLTAAEVIGQVWIANKSFGSVPATVDRAITNVVMMGMGEPLLNFDNVVAAMHLMMDDLGYGISKRRVTLSTSGVVPMIDELAKHIDVSLALSLHAPNDALRNQLVPINKKYPLKMLLESCQRYMSALGEKRVLTIEYTLLKDINDKVEHAVEMIELLKNIPCKINLIPFNPFPHSGYERPSNNAIRRFQDQLHQAGFNVTVRTTRGEDIDAACGQLVGQVLDRTRRSERYIAVRELSADSDLAQNAANTN, from the coding sequence ATGACTACATCGACTGTAAAAACCAACCTGCTGGGTCTGACTCAACAGGAAATGGAAAAATTCTTCGACTCAATCGGGGAGAAGCGTTTCCGTGCCGGTCAGGTAATGAAATGGATTCACCACTTTGGCGTCGATGATTTCGACGCCATGACGAACGTCAGCAAGGCCTTGCGCGACAAGCTCAAGGCTATTGCTGAGGTCCGTGGTCCTGAAGTGGTCAGCGAGGACATTTCCAGCGACGGCACCCGTAAGTGGGTGGTGCGCGTGGCGTCCGGCAGCTGTGTCGAGACCGTGTACATTCCCCAGGGCAAGCGCGGCACTCTGTGCGTTTCGTCCCAGGCAGGCTGTGCCCTGGATTGCAGTTTCTGCTCCACCGGCAAGCAAGGCTTCAATAGCAACCTCACCGCCGCCGAAGTTATCGGTCAGGTGTGGATTGCCAACAAATCTTTCGGCAGCGTCCCGGCAACCGTCGACCGTGCCATCACCAACGTGGTGATGATGGGCATGGGTGAGCCGCTGCTGAACTTCGACAACGTCGTCGCCGCCATGCATCTGATGATGGATGACCTCGGCTACGGGATCTCCAAGCGCCGCGTGACCCTGTCCACGTCGGGTGTGGTGCCAATGATCGATGAGCTGGCGAAGCACATCGACGTATCCCTGGCGTTGTCCTTGCACGCACCGAATGACGCATTGCGTAACCAATTGGTGCCGATCAACAAGAAATATCCGCTTAAGATGCTGCTCGAGTCGTGCCAGCGCTACATGTCCGCCCTTGGCGAGAAACGTGTGCTGACCATCGAGTACACCTTGCTCAAGGACATCAACGATAAAGTTGAGCATGCAGTGGAAATGATCGAGCTGCTGAAGAACATTCCGTGCAAGATCAACCTGATCCCGTTCAACCCGTTCCCGCATTCCGGGTACGAGCGGCCTAGCAACAACGCTATCCGCCGGTTCCAGGATCAGTTGCATCAGGCCGGATTCAACGTCACTGTCCGCACCACCCGTGGTGAAGACATCGACGCTGCTTGTGGTCAATTGGTAGGGCAGGTGCTGGATCGCACCCGTCGCAGCGAACGTTATATCGCCGTGCGCGAGTTGAGCGCCGACAGCGATCTGGCACAGAACGCTGCGAACACTAACTAA
- the ndk gene encoding nucleoside-diphosphate kinase yields MAVQRTFSIIKPDAVAKNVIGEITTRFEKAGLRVVASKLKQLSKAEAEGFYAEHSARGFFGDLVSFMISGPVVVQVLEGENAIALNRELMGATNPKEAAAGTIRADFADSIDANAVHGSDSEAAAAREISYFFAATEVTTR; encoded by the coding sequence ATGGCTGTTCAACGTACTTTCTCCATCATCAAGCCTGACGCTGTTGCAAAAAACGTCATCGGCGAGATCACCACTCGTTTCGAAAAAGCAGGCCTGCGCGTTGTAGCTTCGAAACTGAAGCAACTGTCCAAAGCCGAAGCTGAAGGCTTCTACGCTGAGCACAGCGCTCGTGGTTTCTTCGGCGACCTGGTTTCCTTCATGATCTCCGGTCCTGTTGTTGTTCAGGTTCTGGAAGGCGAAAACGCTATCGCTCTGAACCGTGAGCTGATGGGCGCTACCAACCCTAAAGAAGCTGCTGCCGGTACCATCCGCGCTGATTTCGCTGATTCCATCGACGCCAACGCTGTTCACGGTTCGGACTCCGAAGCCGCAGCTGCTCGTGAAATCTCGTACTTCTTCGCAGCTACTGAAGTAACCACTCGCTAA
- the iscX gene encoding Fe-S cluster assembly protein IscX, translated as MSYGWNDVQRIAEELAEAKPDVDPLSVNFVDLQRWIKELPDFDDTSGRVGEKVLEAVQALWIEEVD; from the coding sequence ATGAGCTACGGTTGGAATGATGTTCAACGCATTGCAGAAGAATTGGCCGAAGCCAAGCCGGATGTCGATCCGCTTTCTGTCAATTTCGTCGACCTGCAGCGATGGATCAAGGAACTGCCTGACTTCGACGATACCTCTGGCCGTGTTGGCGAGAAGGTATTGGAAGCGGTTCAGGCGCTCTGGATCGAAGAAGTAGACTGA
- the fdx gene encoding ISC system 2Fe-2S type ferredoxin — MPQVIFLPHEKFCPEGMVVEAAPGTSILELAHEHHIEMESACGGVCACTTCHCIIREGFDSMEEADELEEDFLDRAWGLEAQSRLACQAIVGEEDITVEIPKYSLNHAAEAPH, encoded by the coding sequence ATGCCGCAGGTCATTTTTCTGCCCCACGAGAAGTTCTGCCCTGAAGGCATGGTGGTCGAGGCTGCGCCCGGCACATCGATTCTTGAACTGGCCCACGAACACCACATCGAGATGGAAAGCGCCTGTGGCGGTGTCTGCGCCTGCACCACATGCCATTGCATCATCCGCGAGGGTTTCGACTCGATGGAAGAGGCTGACGAGCTGGAAGAAGACTTCCTCGATCGTGCCTGGGGTCTGGAAGCGCAATCGCGCCTGGCCTGTCAGGCTATCGTTGGTGAAGAAGACATCACCGTCGAGATTCCGAAATATTCGCTTAACCATGCGGCCGAAGCGCCGCACTGA
- the hscA gene encoding Fe-S protein assembly chaperone HscA, whose amino-acid sequence MALLQIAEPGQSPQPHQRRLAVGIDLGTTNSLVAALRSGLSEPLADADGQVILPSAVRYHADRVEVGESAKLAAASDPLNTVLSVKRLMGRGLSDVKQLGEQLPYRFVGGESHMPFIDTVQGPKSPVEVSADILKVLRQRAEATLGGELVGAVITVPAYFDDAQRQATKDAAKLAGLNVLRLLNEPTAAAVAYGLDQHAEGLVAIYDLGGGTFDISILRLTGGVFEVLATGGDSALGGDDFDHAIAGWIIESAGLSADLDPGAQRNLLQTACAAKEALTDAASVEVVYGDWKAQLTREAFDALIEPMVARSLKACRRAVRDSGIELDDVHAVVMVGGSTRVPRVREAVAEAFGRQPLTEIDPDQVVAIGAAIQADTLAGNKRDGGELLLLDVIPLSLGLETMGGLMEKVIPRNTTIPVARAQDFTTYKDGQSAMAIHVLQGERELISDCRSLARFELRGIPAMVAGAAKIRVTFQVDADGLLSVSARELGSGVEASIQVKPSYGLTDGEIAKMLKDSFQHANDDKVARVLREQQVDAQRLIEAVQGALEADGERLLDAEERMVIDMQVQELVELMKGTDGYAIEQQTKRLSQVTDAFAARRMDLTVKAALSGRNLNEIEDI is encoded by the coding sequence ATGGCCCTACTGCAGATCGCCGAACCCGGCCAAAGTCCTCAACCGCACCAGCGTCGTCTGGCTGTGGGGATCGACTTGGGCACTACCAATTCGCTGGTCGCTGCGTTGCGCAGTGGTCTTTCCGAGCCATTGGCCGACGCTGACGGGCAGGTCATCCTGCCGTCTGCCGTGCGTTATCACGCCGATCGCGTCGAAGTCGGCGAGTCGGCCAAGCTGGCCGCCGCTTCCGATCCTTTGAACACCGTGCTGTCGGTCAAGCGCTTGATGGGTCGTGGTCTGTCCGACGTCAAGCAATTGGGCGAGCAACTGCCATACCGCTTTGTCGGTGGCGAGTCGCACATGCCGTTCATCGACACCGTGCAAGGCCCGAAAAGCCCGGTCGAAGTTTCCGCCGATATCCTCAAGGTGTTGCGTCAGCGTGCTGAAGCGACTTTGGGTGGCGAACTGGTCGGTGCGGTAATCACCGTTCCGGCGTATTTCGACGATGCCCAGCGCCAGGCCACCAAGGATGCGGCGAAACTCGCCGGTCTGAATGTGCTGCGCCTGCTCAATGAGCCGACCGCCGCTGCTGTGGCTTACGGTCTGGATCAACACGCTGAAGGCCTCGTAGCGATTTATGACCTCGGCGGCGGCACCTTCGATATTTCTATTTTGCGTCTGACTGGCGGTGTTTTCGAAGTCCTGGCCACCGGCGGCGATAGCGCGCTGGGCGGCGATGACTTTGATCACGCGATTGCCGGCTGGATCATCGAGAGCGCCGGTCTGTCCGCCGATCTCGATCCGGGCGCGCAGCGCAATCTGCTGCAAACTGCCTGCGCAGCCAAAGAAGCCCTCACCGATGCGGCCAGTGTTGAAGTTGTCTACGGCGACTGGAAAGCACAGCTGACCCGCGAAGCCTTCGATGCGCTGATCGAGCCGATGGTCGCGCGTAGCCTGAAAGCCTGCCGCCGCGCCGTTCGTGATTCCGGCATTGAGCTGGATGACGTACACGCTGTGGTCATGGTTGGTGGTTCGACCCGCGTTCCACGCGTTCGTGAAGCCGTTGCCGAAGCCTTCGGTCGTCAACCGTTGACTGAAATCGATCCGGATCAAGTGGTGGCCATCGGGGCCGCGATCCAGGCCGATACCCTGGCTGGCAACAAGCGCGATGGTGGCGAGTTGCTGCTGCTCGACGTGATTCCGCTGTCCCTGGGGCTGGAAACCATGGGCGGTCTGATGGAGAAGGTGATTCCACGCAACACCACCATTCCCGTCGCCCGCGCTCAGGATTTCACTACCTATAAAGACGGCCAGTCGGCCATGGCGATCCACGTCTTGCAGGGCGAGCGCGAGTTGATCAGCGACTGCCGCTCCCTGGCGCGCTTCGAATTGCGCGGTATTCCGGCAATGGTGGCCGGTGCGGCGAAGATTCGCGTGACCTTCCAGGTCGATGCCGACGGTCTGCTCAGCGTTTCGGCCCGTGAACTGGGTTCGGGCGTAGAGGCGAGCATTCAGGTCAAGCCGTCCTACGGTCTGACCGATGGCGAAATCGCCAAGATGCTGAAAGATTCGTTCCAGCATGCCAATGACGACAAGGTCGCCCGCGTCCTGCGCGAGCAGCAAGTTGATGCCCAGCGCCTGATCGAAGCGGTGCAGGGTGCTCTGGAGGCGGATGGCGAGCGTCTGCTCGACGCCGAAGAGCGCATGGTCATCGACATGCAGGTGCAGGAACTGGTCGAACTGATGAAAGGTACTGATGGTTACGCCATCGAGCAGCAGACCAAGCGTCTGTCGCAAGTGACCGATGCTTTTGCTGCCCGCCGCATGGATCTGACGGTGAAAGCCGCTCTGTCGGGGCGCAATCTGAATGAAATCGAGGATATCTGA
- the hscB gene encoding co-chaperone HscB — protein sequence MGIPCHFALFELQPSFRLDLEQLATRYRELARGVHPDRFADASEREQRSALEQSARLNDAYQTLKSPPQRARYLLKVSGHEVPMEVTVHDPEFLLQQMQWREELEDLQDSADLDGVAVFKRRLKVAQEELNESFAACWDDAAQREQAERLMRRMQFLDKLTYEVRQLEERLDD from the coding sequence GTGGGAATTCCTTGTCATTTCGCTTTATTCGAGCTGCAACCGAGTTTCCGTCTGGATCTCGAGCAGTTGGCCACGCGCTACCGTGAGTTGGCGCGCGGCGTTCATCCTGACCGTTTTGCCGACGCTTCCGAGCGCGAGCAGCGGTCGGCGCTCGAGCAGTCTGCGCGGCTCAACGATGCTTATCAGACGCTCAAGAGCCCGCCGCAGCGTGCGCGCTATCTGCTGAAAGTCAGCGGGCATGAAGTGCCGATGGAAGTCACGGTTCACGACCCCGAGTTTCTTCTGCAGCAGATGCAGTGGCGCGAAGAACTCGAAGACCTCCAGGACAGCGCTGATCTGGACGGTGTCGCGGTGTTCAAGCGTCGCTTGAAAGTGGCTCAGGAAGAACTCAACGAAAGCTTCGCAGCCTGTTGGGATGATGCAGCGCAACGCGAACAGGCCGAACGCCTGATGCGGCGCATGCAATTCCTCGACAAGCTCACCTACGAAGTGCGCCAGTTAGAAGAGCGCCTCGACGATTAA